The Alkalidesulfovibrio alkalitolerans DSM 16529 genome has a window encoding:
- a CDS encoding B12-binding domain-containing radical SAM protein: MDDLVGRVARNCDVCFIYCRTIAEFVAVEDLVDRLRINRPETKIVLFENIQAVTSYSLMEVADQFIRRGVHCVIGGEPEDRCAEVARRLAASRPLSGIPGTVHAGDGSVAAPVSEESAGLPENLDALPMPAWELWNLKGYWTMGFAHAPVKKKDRFLPLLTSRGCPFRCAFCISPGLNPRWRPRSAKHVVDEMEHFNKTLGINDFHISDLNPTVNNERIREMCRDILRRGLAITWKFAQGTKIETIKDRETLELMAKAGCVYVSFSPETGSKRLLKIMHKPFDHEHALAMARHMNALGIRMQAVFLGGVPGETQADRDQSLAYATRLIKAGVDEISTVIFTPLPGARLSDALSGYEHYSQCTPSPDWRADYKDLTAYRRRMYLNLFTRKILFWPGKFLREMHGLFTKNFETKMEMSLYKQIKLYILRYFPAFYARKPVSK, encoded by the coding sequence GTGGACGACCTCGTGGGACGGGTCGCAAGGAACTGCGACGTCTGCTTCATCTATTGCCGGACAATCGCGGAATTTGTGGCCGTGGAAGATCTGGTGGACCGCCTGAGGATTAACAGGCCTGAAACGAAGATCGTACTTTTCGAGAACATCCAGGCAGTCACCTCATACAGCCTCATGGAAGTCGCGGACCAGTTCATCCGGCGAGGAGTTCATTGTGTCATCGGTGGGGAACCGGAAGACCGGTGCGCCGAAGTCGCTAGGCGTCTGGCTGCCAGCCGACCTCTTTCCGGCATCCCCGGCACGGTGCATGCGGGAGACGGAAGCGTGGCCGCGCCGGTCAGTGAAGAGTCTGCCGGGCTGCCAGAGAACCTGGACGCTCTGCCCATGCCTGCTTGGGAGTTGTGGAACCTGAAGGGGTACTGGACAATGGGCTTCGCCCACGCTCCAGTCAAAAAGAAGGACCGTTTCCTGCCGTTGCTCACTTCGCGTGGCTGCCCCTTCCGGTGCGCGTTCTGCATTTCGCCAGGGCTCAATCCCAGATGGCGACCTCGAAGCGCCAAACACGTCGTCGATGAAATGGAGCATTTCAACAAAACGCTCGGCATCAACGACTTCCACATCTCCGACCTCAATCCTACGGTCAACAACGAGCGCATCCGCGAAATGTGCCGCGACATCCTGCGTCGAGGGCTCGCGATTACTTGGAAGTTCGCCCAAGGCACCAAAATAGAGACCATAAAAGATCGCGAAACTCTGGAACTCATGGCCAAGGCCGGATGCGTCTATGTTTCCTTCTCGCCGGAAACCGGTTCGAAACGACTCCTTAAGATCATGCACAAGCCTTTCGACCACGAACACGCGCTTGCGATGGCCCGACATATGAACGCGTTGGGCATTCGCATGCAGGCCGTATTCCTCGGCGGCGTGCCCGGTGAAACGCAAGCGGACCGGGATCAAAGCCTGGCCTATGCCACACGGCTCATCAAGGCTGGGGTGGACGAGATATCCACGGTGATCTTCACTCCGTTGCCTGGGGCGCGCCTTTCCGATGCCCTGTCCGGTTACGAACATTACTCACAATGCACCCCGTCCCCCGATTGGCGCGCGGATTACAAGGATTTGACCGCCTACCGCCGTCGTATGTATCTGAATCTGTTCACGCGCAAGATACTCTTTTGGCCCGGCAAATTTCTGCGCGAGATGCACGGGCTTTTCACAAAAAACTTTGAAACGAAGATGGAAATGTCTTTGTACAAACAGATCAAGCTATACATCCTTCGGTATTTTCCGGCCTTCTATGCCCGGAAGCCTGTTTCCAAGTGA
- a CDS encoding class I SAM-dependent methyltransferase, producing the protein MNREFQCIICGSSSAQRLYPVRDTNQGAHGQWDIVQCDGCGLGVLWPLPSPDEISFFYEGQFYTEGGERFAGPVEQLRAKLAELRGRTLDRICPDQGRLMDFGSGAGHFVRAQQLKGWEVHSVDPYSSVASHTARVTTNKDGTVLLDYPDAYFDAISLWYVLEHLANPQQVLRELSRVLRPGGYLLIAVQDFSSIQARFFGPRWLILDPPRHLWHFSPANLDMLAKRHGLRRTAMSRACVEMGPFTILQSTLNILLGNRNHLFRFLKNPRLSRGRVSWTEAGGVAASIALSTVLGPLSFLAYWGLLAIGSGDVFTAYYRKDAQ; encoded by the coding sequence ATGAACCGAGAATTTCAGTGCATCATTTGCGGTTCTTCAAGCGCACAACGCCTGTATCCCGTGCGCGATACCAACCAGGGAGCGCATGGGCAGTGGGACATCGTCCAATGCGACGGCTGCGGCCTAGGCGTGCTTTGGCCCTTGCCGTCCCCGGATGAAATATCCTTCTTTTATGAAGGCCAATTTTATACAGAGGGTGGCGAACGATTTGCAGGACCAGTCGAACAGCTTCGCGCAAAGCTGGCCGAACTGCGTGGCCGTACTCTCGACAGGATTTGTCCGGATCAAGGTCGCCTCATGGATTTCGGTTCAGGAGCGGGACATTTCGTGCGCGCGCAGCAACTCAAGGGGTGGGAGGTCCACTCCGTGGACCCCTACAGTTCCGTCGCGTCGCATACGGCCCGAGTAACGACGAACAAGGACGGGACGGTCCTATTGGACTACCCTGACGCCTATTTTGATGCGATCTCGCTGTGGTACGTGCTTGAGCATCTGGCAAATCCTCAGCAGGTGCTCCGCGAGTTGAGCCGTGTCCTCAGGCCTGGAGGCTACCTGCTAATTGCTGTACAGGATTTCTCGAGTATTCAAGCCCGATTCTTCGGTCCACGCTGGCTCATTCTCGACCCGCCTCGCCATCTTTGGCATTTCTCCCCGGCTAACCTCGATATGCTCGCCAAAAGACATGGCCTGCGACGGACGGCCATGAGTCGGGCGTGTGTTGAAATGGGCCCGTTCACCATTCTACAGAGCACGCTCAACATACTTCTGGGGAACCGCAATCACCTGTTTCGCTTCCTGAAAAATCCGAGGCTGTCCCGTGGCCGGGTTTCCTGGACGGAGGCGGGAGGCGTGGCCGCGAGCATTGCCCTTTCTACTGTCCTCGGGCCGTTGTCTTTTCTGGCATATTGGGGGCTTCTGGCGATCGGGTCGGGGGACGTGTTTACGGCCTATTACCGGAAAGACGCGCAATGA
- a CDS encoding helix-turn-helix domain-containing protein has protein sequence MEEASTIGKRLRTWRNANGWTQADLASLLSVHVGMIRKWEGETSLPGGDALQRIGGTGVNLHWLLTGEGSMRSDEERAATPDVAVATPDVAPGMQKYAARLEAIMKLLEDIEDEGEREVLLADFFARAQNAKQIDELKRTVADLRAAQQKTG, from the coding sequence ATGGAAGAAGCCTCAACCATAGGAAAAAGACTCCGCACATGGCGAAATGCCAACGGCTGGACACAAGCAGACCTTGCATCACTTTTAAGTGTTCATGTTGGAATGATTCGCAAATGGGAGGGAGAGACTTCTTTACCCGGCGGAGACGCACTCCAGCGGATTGGCGGAACCGGCGTGAATTTGCATTGGCTGCTCACCGGCGAAGGCAGTATGCGGAGCGATGAAGAGAGGGCCGCTACGCCGGATGTAGCTGTTGCTACGCCGGATGTAGCGCCAGGGATGCAGAAGTACGCCGCGCGGCTGGAGGCGATCATGAAGCTGCTGGAAGACATTGAAGACGAAGGGGAGCGGGAGGTTCTGCTCGCAGACTTCTTTGCGCGCGCTCAAAACGCGAAACAGATAGACGAGCTGAAGCGCACGGTCGCGGACCTCCGCGCCGCCCAGCAAAAAACGGGTTGA
- a CDS encoding DNA-binding protein has product MVKTREQVRKELDRKGKSIREWAREHGISDRTVYEVLAGRKKGRRGDAHRAAVLLGIKDGVI; this is encoded by the coding sequence ATGGTTAAAACACGCGAGCAGGTCCGCAAGGAACTCGACAGGAAAGGAAAGTCCATCCGCGAATGGGCTCGTGAACACGGAATTTCGGACCGGACCGTATATGAGGTTTTGGCAGGTAGAAAAAAAGGCCGCAGGGGCGATGCTCACCGCGCTGCCGTTCTCTTGGGCATCAAGGACGGCGTGATCTAA
- a CDS encoding helix-turn-helix domain-containing protein gives MSVDVRLIADALDISVQAVHKRALRESWPFTEATCRGGRKRLFDAASLPAEVQRALAIHEARQSVEIATSTPSNLPAPAAQVPAETRALVAAVREDATDVHVGMLVSMDEGDARRRSEEAMRRYRMIEPLLSFPPRAKGRREKAEVLAEAHGVSTPTLYRWEKQYRQGGITALMDKVRTDRGQARTLISQKWETMAAGSGIRREKLAEIAEEMSLAVRGLWAQANTSVRQVQNLAKPVLYRLSVAAGMPEAVAKRCCNVPRKFVEAERRYSMIATYKRDAKKFYDTHQTPIYRTRENYAPGDVVFGDVSPCDIPVLRPDGKLAWARLIVWQDAATNMIHVTGYLPNKGTGVRREHVALSFASMCAHSPWGMPKRLYLDNGSEYSWTEMLDAWRELAVFSGGVFGGVQLNSDEGRIIRSQPFKPRAKNLEGIFSALAWHLGWHPLYAGGNRIVKRTRRLGKAPEATPLEDLKQFFADAIPYYHATPQGGDHMKGRSPVQVLSEWTERGWRKMVADEGALMLAFSDRSERVVTAGTVSAGGWRYYHEKLHQYDGEKLLVRHPRHDPVCSYVFKESRLLCVARPMPVYDMADPQGAKYAGKLAQEARKAVQIMKGEVAWLEPRELMREFAELAGVREAIEATDIGAGRISVVDPEVQALCDNRHKAAEQTLAIAAKSQDAEKLSLNRWGVKEDPAVEALRAQGW, from the coding sequence ATGAGTGTAGACGTCAGGCTTATCGCGGACGCGCTGGATATCAGCGTACAGGCAGTGCATAAACGCGCTCTTCGCGAGTCCTGGCCGTTTACCGAAGCGACGTGTCGCGGCGGGCGCAAGCGTCTGTTCGACGCCGCGTCGCTTCCGGCCGAGGTGCAGCGCGCTCTTGCCATCCATGAAGCCCGTCAATCAGTTGAAATAGCCACCTCCACCCCCTCCAATCTTCCCGCGCCCGCCGCGCAGGTTCCCGCCGAGACGCGGGCGCTTGTGGCGGCGGTGCGGGAAGATGCCACGGACGTGCATGTGGGCATGCTGGTGAGCATGGACGAGGGCGACGCCAGACGGCGCAGCGAGGAGGCCATGCGGCGGTATCGGATGATCGAGCCGCTTCTATCCTTCCCACCGCGCGCGAAGGGTCGCCGCGAGAAGGCGGAAGTGCTGGCCGAGGCCCACGGCGTTTCCACGCCGACCTTGTACCGCTGGGAGAAGCAGTATCGCCAGGGCGGGATCACCGCTCTTATGGACAAGGTCCGCACCGACAGGGGGCAGGCCCGGACGCTGATCTCCCAGAAATGGGAGACCATGGCGGCAGGGTCCGGCATACGCCGGGAGAAGCTGGCGGAGATCGCCGAGGAAATGTCCCTGGCCGTGCGCGGCCTCTGGGCGCAGGCGAACACATCCGTGCGGCAGGTGCAAAACCTCGCCAAGCCGGTGCTCTACAGGCTTTCTGTCGCGGCGGGGATGCCCGAAGCGGTGGCGAAGCGCTGCTGCAACGTCCCCCGGAAGTTTGTGGAGGCTGAGCGCCGGTATTCCATGATCGCCACCTATAAGCGCGACGCCAAGAAATTTTACGACACCCACCAGACACCCATCTACAGGACGCGCGAGAACTACGCCCCCGGAGACGTCGTTTTCGGCGACGTATCGCCTTGCGACATTCCTGTTCTGCGGCCCGACGGCAAGTTGGCCTGGGCGCGCCTGATCGTTTGGCAGGATGCGGCCACCAACATGATCCACGTCACCGGTTACCTGCCCAACAAGGGTACCGGCGTACGGCGCGAGCATGTGGCGCTCTCCTTCGCCTCCATGTGCGCCCATTCACCCTGGGGCATGCCGAAGCGGCTCTACCTGGACAACGGGTCGGAATACTCATGGACCGAAATGCTCGACGCTTGGCGCGAGCTGGCGGTCTTCTCCGGCGGTGTTTTCGGCGGAGTGCAGCTGAACAGCGACGAGGGCCGGATCATCCGCTCCCAGCCGTTCAAGCCGAGGGCCAAGAACCTCGAAGGTATTTTCTCCGCACTGGCATGGCATCTGGGCTGGCATCCGCTCTACGCGGGCGGAAACCGCATCGTGAAGCGCACCCGGCGGCTGGGCAAGGCTCCGGAAGCCACGCCGCTTGAGGATTTGAAGCAATTTTTCGCGGACGCGATCCCTTACTACCACGCGACACCGCAGGGCGGCGACCACATGAAGGGCCGCTCTCCTGTTCAGGTGCTCAGCGAGTGGACCGAGCGCGGTTGGAGAAAGATGGTGGCAGATGAGGGAGCCCTGATGCTGGCGTTCTCGGACCGTAGCGAGAGGGTTGTGACCGCCGGAACGGTGTCCGCCGGAGGCTGGCGCTACTATCACGAGAAACTCCACCAGTACGACGGCGAGAAGCTGCTCGTGCGCCACCCGAGGCATGACCCGGTATGCAGCTATGTTTTCAAGGAATCGCGGCTGCTCTGCGTAGCCCGGCCCATGCCTGTTTATGACATGGCCGACCCGCAGGGTGCAAAGTACGCGGGCAAGCTGGCCCAGGAGGCCCGCAAGGCCGTGCAGATCATGAAGGGCGAAGTGGCCTGGCTGGAGCCGAGAGAACTTATGCGCGAATTTGCTGAACTGGCTGGCGTCAGAGAAGCCATAGAGGCCACCGACATAGGGGCAGGACGCATCAGCGTTGTTGATCCCGAGGTGCAGGCTCTTTGCGACAACCGGCACAAGGCTGCCGAGCAGACGCTGGCCATTGCTGCCAAGTCACAGGATGCCGAGAAGCTCTCACTGAATCGCTGGGGGGTAAAGGAAGACCCGGCGGTCGAGGCTCTAAGGGCTCAAGGCTGGTAA
- a CDS encoding ATP-binding protein, whose protein sequence is MEIAETKFVREALALAALLKETPGASVGEIIGETGTGKTVAARAIMTNHGAMRVCAYEGMSRYALLGEVTAAAGIEGPSTRWMRMLSEWGPSQTERPILILDEANKLRWQALEALRYLADECGFAVLLVGTEIYERQFVSAKTRPLLLQLGRRIGAKRARMGHLDRAETFTHVLNARFGDVDRETATKFWQGCRKGNWGEAVELAEECLRICRANNVSALTMPVLEAALTWTANRREVGAA, encoded by the coding sequence GTGGAAATCGCTGAAACCAAGTTTGTGCGCGAGGCGCTGGCCCTGGCCGCGCTGCTCAAGGAAACCCCCGGAGCGTCCGTCGGTGAGATCATCGGCGAGACCGGCACCGGAAAGACGGTGGCGGCTCGCGCGATCATGACCAACCACGGCGCGATGAGGGTTTGCGCCTACGAGGGGATGAGCCGTTACGCCCTTCTCGGCGAAGTGACTGCCGCCGCCGGGATCGAAGGGCCTTCCACCAGATGGATGCGGATGCTTTCCGAGTGGGGTCCGAGCCAGACCGAGCGCCCGATCCTGATCCTGGACGAGGCGAACAAGCTGCGCTGGCAGGCGCTGGAAGCCTTGCGCTACCTCGCCGACGAATGCGGCTTCGCGGTGCTCCTGGTCGGAACCGAAATTTACGAGCGCCAGTTCGTGAGCGCCAAGACCCGGCCCCTACTGCTGCAGCTCGGGCGCAGGATCGGAGCCAAGCGCGCGCGGATGGGACACCTCGACCGCGCCGAAACCTTCACCCATGTGCTCAATGCCCGCTTCGGCGATGTGGACCGCGAGACGGCCACCAAGTTCTGGCAGGGCTGCCGCAAGGGGAACTGGGGTGAGGCGGTGGAGCTGGCCGAAGAATGCCTGCGCATCTGCCGGGCGAACAACGTATCCGCCCTGACCATGCCGGTCCTTGAAGCGGCGCTGACCTGGACCGCCAACCGCAGAGAGGTAGGGGCGGCCTGA
- a CDS encoding host-nuclease inhibitor Gam family protein: MSKRIKPQSEIITTVEQAKVAMAEMAEIERSLAAIEADMNENIDIVKRNADAEAAPHQERKKALATALNGFAEVNRGELFTKRKSLELPHGVIGFRQSTSIVAKAKVKMAQVLEKLKDLGWGEAIKTSETVNKEAMREWTDGKLEAVGMERKTKDQFYIEVSAEALKGEA, encoded by the coding sequence ATGAGCAAGCGGATCAAGCCGCAGAGCGAGATCATCACCACGGTCGAGCAGGCAAAGGTTGCAATGGCTGAAATGGCGGAGATCGAGCGCAGCCTCGCCGCCATCGAGGCGGACATGAACGAGAACATCGACATCGTGAAGCGCAACGCGGACGCCGAAGCGGCTCCGCACCAGGAGCGCAAAAAGGCCCTGGCGACGGCGCTGAACGGATTCGCCGAGGTGAACAGGGGCGAACTGTTCACCAAGCGCAAGAGCCTGGAACTGCCGCATGGGGTGATCGGGTTCAGGCAATCCACGAGCATCGTGGCCAAGGCCAAGGTCAAGATGGCCCAGGTTCTTGAGAAGCTCAAGGACTTGGGATGGGGCGAGGCCATCAAGACCTCGGAGACCGTGAACAAGGAAGCCATGCGCGAGTGGACGGACGGCAAGCTGGAAGCCGTCGGCATGGAGCGCAAGACCAAGGACCAGTTCTACATCGAAGTATCCGCCGAAGCCCTCAAGGGTGAAGCGTAA
- a CDS encoding HU family DNA-binding protein, which produces MSLTKSEIVQAVADKSGLTKTQAAGIVDTVLRTMVDGLRSGESVNLRHFGTFKPVTRKAREGRNPQTGEPVMIPERQAVTFKASKSLLMDEL; this is translated from the coding sequence ATGTCTCTCACCAAAAGCGAAATCGTTCAGGCCGTAGCCGACAAGTCGGGACTGACCAAGACCCAGGCCGCAGGCATCGTCGACACCGTGCTGCGGACCATGGTCGACGGGCTGCGCTCCGGCGAGTCCGTCAACCTCCGCCACTTCGGCACCTTCAAGCCGGTGACGCGCAAGGCCCGCGAGGGTCGCAATCCCCAGACCGGCGAGCCGGTCATGATCCCGGAGCGCCAGGCCGTGACCTTCAAGGCGTCCAAGTCGCTGCTCATGGATGAACTGTAA